In a single window of the Diospyros lotus cultivar Yz01 chromosome 10, ASM1463336v1, whole genome shotgun sequence genome:
- the LOC127812162 gene encoding stemmadenine O-acetyltransferase-like isoform X1, with product MDMEIQLVSTEYVKPSSPTPPHLKTFHISLLDQLLASAYVPIVFHFPIPDATSVKQVLARLKTSLSQTLSRFYPLAGRLKDHMSFECNDEGVLFIETHVNRDMSEFLKQPELEALHQFVPYQDFVPEPETTLSHLAIQANVFASGGISIGVSMSHKVLDANTLVSFLRCWTALSRGCQDQAIFPDLSSASSLFPPSSEQLPRSMAYCKESWFNQGKSILRRFVFDCNAIKALKVKATSQLVPYPSSSQVITSLIWTRAMAASATVKGSQHPSTLVFAVNMRPRMASSLSENAFGNIFWLTSAHHNAAHTNENDELQVVVGRVKEAVKKLDSNFIQSMQGDEGFHNIRKLMEERDEAYAKERPEMYMVSDLRSFKLSELDFGWGKPIWVSHVWGFPNSVFVNGVFLVESSVNRGGIEAWVHLDEPEMTILEQDPEFLRYASSNPGFPVPTSIID from the coding sequence atggatatggaAATCCAACTGGTTTCAACCGAATACGTCAAGCCTTCTTCTCCCACACCCCCTCACCTTAAAACCTTCCACATTTCTCTCTTGGACCAGCTCCTCGCTTCTGCTTACGTTCCCATCGTCTTCCACTTCCCCATACCGGATGCTACCTCCGTCAAACAAGTGTTGGCTCGATTAAAGACTTCGCTCTCTCAGACCCTGTCTCGATTTTACCCACTTGCTGGACGACTTAAAGATCATATGTCCTTCGAATGTAACGATGAAGGGGTTCTATTCATAGAAACTCATGTTAATCGTGACATGTCCGAGTTTCTCAAGCAGCCAGAACTCGAGGCCCTGCACCAATTTGTTCCTTACCAAGACTTCGTGCCCGAGCCAGAAACTACCTTATCTCACCTAGCTATTCAAGCCAATGTATTTGCTTCTGGGGGAATTTCCATTGGCGTGTCCATGTCCCACAAGGTGTTAGATGCAAATACACTGGTTTCTTTCCTTAGGTGTTGGACTGCCTTGTCTAGGGGCTGTCAAGACCAAGCAATATTCCCTGACCTCAGCTCAGCATCCTCGCTTTTCCCTCCTAGCTCCGAGCAACTACCACGTAGCATGGCGTATTGCAAGGAGAGTTGGTTCAATCAAGGGAAAAGCATCTTGAGGAGATTTGTGTTCGATTGTAATGCCATAAAAGCCCTCAAGGTTAAGGCCACTAGCCAGCTAGTTCCTTATCCAAGCAGTTCCCAAGTGATAACTTCTTTAATCTGGACGCGTGCAATGGCTGCTTCCGCAACAGTCAAAGGCTCCCAACACCCATCCACGTTGGTCTTTGCAGTAAACATGCGGCCGCGAATGGCATCGTCGTTGTCTGAAAATGCATTTGGGAATATCTTCTGGCTAACAAGTGCACACCACAATGCAGCCCACACAAACGAAAATGATGAGCTGCAAGTTGTGGTGGGTCGGGTGAAGGAAGCAGTTAAAAAGCTAGACAGTAATTTTATCCAAAGCATGCAAGGGGATGAAGGGTTTCACAACATTCGCAAGTTGATGGAAGAAAGAGACGAAGCATATGCCAAAGAAAGACCCGAAATGTACATGGTCAGCGACTTGAGAAGTTTCAAATTGTCGGAGTTGGACTTCGGGTGGGGAAAGCCTATCTGGGTAAGCCATGTTTGGGGATTCCCCAATTCAGTATTTGTTAATGGGGTATTTCTAGTAGAAAGCAGCGTGAACAGAGGAGGAATAGAAGCATGGGTGCACTTGGATGAACCTGAAATGACTATTTTGGAGCAAGATCCTGAATTCCTACGCTACGCTTCCTCAAATCCTGGTTTTCCAGTGCCAACGTCAATCATAGATTGA
- the LOC127812162 gene encoding stemmadenine O-acetyltransferase-like isoform X2 yields the protein MDMEIQLVSTEYVKPSSPTPPHLKTFHISLLDQLLASAYVPIVFHFPIPDATSVKQVLARLKTSLSQTLSRFYPLAGRLKDHMSFECNDEGVLFIETHVNRDMSEFLKQPELEALHQFVPYQDFVPEPETTLSHLAIQANVFASGGISIGVSMSHKVLDANTLVSFLRCWTALSRGCQDQAIFPDLSSASSLFPPSSEQLPRSMAYCKESWFNQGKSILRRFVFDCNAIKALKVKATSQLVPYPSSSQVITSLIWTRAMAASATVKGSQHPSTLVFAVNMRPRMASSLSENAFGNIFWLTSAHHNAAHTNENDELQVVVGRVKEAVKKLDSNFIQSMQGDEGFHNIRKLMEERDEAYAKERPEMYMVSDLRSFKLSELDFGWGKPIWVSHVWGFPNSVFVNGVFLVESSVNRGGIEAWVHLDEPEMTILEQDPEFLRYASSNPGFPVPTSIID from the coding sequence CTTAAAACCTTCCACATTTCTCTCTTGGACCAGCTCCTCGCTTCTGCTTACGTTCCCATCGTCTTCCACTTCCCCATACCGGATGCTACCTCCGTCAAACAAGTGTTGGCTCGATTAAAGACTTCGCTCTCTCAGACCCTGTCTCGATTTTACCCACTTGCTGGACGACTTAAAGATCATATGTCCTTCGAATGTAACGATGAAGGGGTTCTATTCATAGAAACTCATGTTAATCGTGACATGTCCGAGTTTCTCAAGCAGCCAGAACTCGAGGCCCTGCACCAATTTGTTCCTTACCAAGACTTCGTGCCCGAGCCAGAAACTACCTTATCTCACCTAGCTATTCAAGCCAATGTATTTGCTTCTGGGGGAATTTCCATTGGCGTGTCCATGTCCCACAAGGTGTTAGATGCAAATACACTGGTTTCTTTCCTTAGGTGTTGGACTGCCTTGTCTAGGGGCTGTCAAGACCAAGCAATATTCCCTGACCTCAGCTCAGCATCCTCGCTTTTCCCTCCTAGCTCCGAGCAACTACCACGTAGCATGGCGTATTGCAAGGAGAGTTGGTTCAATCAAGGGAAAAGCATCTTGAGGAGATTTGTGTTCGATTGTAATGCCATAAAAGCCCTCAAGGTTAAGGCCACTAGCCAGCTAGTTCCTTATCCAAGCAGTTCCCAAGTGATAACTTCTTTAATCTGGACGCGTGCAATGGCTGCTTCCGCAACAGTCAAAGGCTCCCAACACCCATCCACGTTGGTCTTTGCAGTAAACATGCGGCCGCGAATGGCATCGTCGTTGTCTGAAAATGCATTTGGGAATATCTTCTGGCTAACAAGTGCACACCACAATGCAGCCCACACAAACGAAAATGATGAGCTGCAAGTTGTGGTGGGTCGGGTGAAGGAAGCAGTTAAAAAGCTAGACAGTAATTTTATCCAAAGCATGCAAGGGGATGAAGGGTTTCACAACATTCGCAAGTTGATGGAAGAAAGAGACGAAGCATATGCCAAAGAAAGACCCGAAATGTACATGGTCAGCGACTTGAGAAGTTTCAAATTGTCGGAGTTGGACTTCGGGTGGGGAAAGCCTATCTGGGTAAGCCATGTTTGGGGATTCCCCAATTCAGTATTTGTTAATGGGGTATTTCTAGTAGAAAGCAGCGTGAACAGAGGAGGAATAGAAGCATGGGTGCACTTGGATGAACCTGAAATGACTATTTTGGAGCAAGATCCTGAATTCCTACGCTACGCTTCCTCAAATCCTGGTTTTCCAGTGCCAACGTCAATCATAGATTGA
- the LOC127812163 gene encoding stemmadenine O-acetyltransferase-like: MDMEIQLVSTEYVKPSSPTPPHLKTFHISLLDQLLASAYVPIVFHFPIPDATSVKQVLARLKTSLSQTLSRFYPLAGRLKDHMSFECNDEGVLFIETHVNRDMSEFLKQPELEALHQFVPYQDFVPEPETTLSHLAIQANVFASGGISIGVSMSHKVLDANTLVSFLRCWTALSRGCQDQAIFPDLSSASSLFPPSSEQLPRSMAYCKESWFNQGKSILRRFVFDCNAIKALKVKATSQLVPYPSSSQVITSLIWTRAMAASATVKGSQHPSTLVFAVNMRPRMASSLSENAFGNIFWLTSAHHNAAHTNENDELQVVVGRVKEAVKKLDSNFIQSMQGDEGFHNIRKLMEERDEAYAKERPEMYMVSDLRSFKLSELDFGWGKPIWVSHVWGFPNSVFVNGVFLAESSVNRGGIEAWVHLDEPEMAILEQDPEFLRYASSNPGFPVPTSVVD; the protein is encoded by the coding sequence atggatatggaAATCCAACTGGTTTCAACCGAATACGTCAAGCCTTCTTCTCCCACACCCCCTCACCTTAAAACCTTCCACATTTCTCTCTTGGACCAGCTCCTCGCTTCTGCTTACGTTCCCATCGTCTTCCACTTCCCCATACCGGATGCTACCTCCGTCAAACAAGTGTTGGCTCGATTAAAGACTTCGCTCTCTCAGACCCTGTCTCGATTTTACCCACTTGCTGGACGACTTAAAGATCATATGTCCTTCGAATGTAACGATGAAGGGGTTCTATTCATAGAAACTCATGTTAATCGTGACATGTCCGAGTTTCTCAAGCAGCCAGAACTCGAGGCCCTGCACCAATTTGTTCCTTACCAAGACTTCGTGCCCGAGCCAGAAACTACCTTATCTCACCTAGCTATTCAAGCCAATGTATTTGCTTCTGGGGGAATTTCCATTGGCGTGTCCATGTCCCACAAGGTGTTAGATGCAAATACACTGGTTTCTTTCCTTAGGTGTTGGACTGCCTTGTCTAGGGGCTGTCAAGACCAAGCAATATTCCCTGACCTCAGCTCAGCATCCTCGCTTTTCCCTCCTAGCTCCGAGCAACTACCACGTAGCATGGCGTATTGCAAGGAGAGTTGGTTCAATCAAGGGAAAAGCATCTTGAGGAGATTTGTGTTCGATTGTAATGCCATAAAAGCCCTCAAGGTTAAGGCCACTAGCCAGCTAGTTCCTTATCCAAGCAGTTCCCAAGTGATAACTTCTTTAATCTGGACGCGTGCAATGGCTGCTTCCGCAACAGTCAAAGGCTCCCAACACCCATCCACGTTGGTCTTTGCAGTAAACATGCGGCCGCGAATGGCATCGTCGTTGTCTGAAAATGCATTTGGGAATATCTTCTGGCTAACAAGTGCACACCACAATGCAGCCCACACAAACGAAAATGATGAGCTGCAAGTTGTGGTGGGTCGGGTGAAGGAAGCAGTTAAAAAGCTAGACAGTAATTTTATCCAAAGCATGCAAGGGGATGAAGGGTTTCACAACATTCGCAAGTTGATGGAAGAAAGAGACGAAGCATATGCCAAAGAAAGACCCGAAATGTACATGGTCAGCGACTTGAGAAGTTTCAAATTGTCGGAGTTGGACTTCGGGTGGGGAAAGCCTATCTGGGTAAGCCATGTTTGGGGATTCCCCAATTCAGTATTTGTTAATGGGGTATTTCTAGCAGAAAGCAGCGTGAACAGAGGAGGAATAGAAGCATGGGTGCACTTGGATGAACCTGAAATGGCTATTTTGGAGCAAGACCCTGAATTCCTACGCTACGCTTCCTCAAATCCTGGTTTTCCAGTGCCAACGTCAGTCGTAGATTGA